The genomic stretch TATTACGATTAATAATGTTCAAACCATATAAGTTGGCAGCAAACTGATTGGCTACGGCAGCAATTTTAATCTCCTTATTTTCTGAAACAAACTTGGCTGCTGCTGCTGTAGAAGAGAAGTCCTGTTTGGGAACTCCTTTATAATGAGTGTCTAGAAAATGAAAACTTTGAGCCAGTGCCTGAGGGTGTGAATAAATTCTCTCTATTTCCTCAACAGAGTTTTCAGGATGAATCATCAAGTGGTGGGCAATGGGCATTACCGCTTCTGCTTCAATTTTAATAGACGGTGTCTTATATAAATAATCCAGCGTCATGGATACTGTGCCTTCTATGGAATTTTCCAAAGGAACAACAGCTTTGAGTGTGTCCCCGTTCTCTACTGCTCCAAAACAGTCTAAGATGCTCGCTTGTGGTAAAAGCTCATCATCAGGAAAAAGCTGTGCAGCGGCAAGCTGTGTAAAGCTGGCATGAGGCCCCAAAAATGCAATCTTCATAATATTGACATAAGGTATAGGTTAATAAAAGTACAAAGGT from Chryseobacterium indologenes encodes the following:
- the pheA gene encoding prephenate dehydratase codes for the protein MKIAFLGPHASFTQLAAAQLFPDDELLPQASILDCFGAVENGDTLKAVVPLENSIEGTVSMTLDYLYKTPSIKIEAEAVMPIAHHLMIHPENSVEEIERIYSHPQALAQSFHFLDTHYKGVPKQDFSSTAAAAKFVSENKEIKIAAVANQFAANLYGLNIINRNIQDFEQNHTRFIIISKQQNKYDNSQLETLGEKSGMLVTLPEDHPGGLHQVLSVFAWRKMNLSKIESRTLKTGLGNYFFFINVEGPWQDILHGNALKELESINAEVDFLGNYKEFLLES